A section of the Scleropages formosus chromosome 16, fSclFor1.1, whole genome shotgun sequence genome encodes:
- the LOC114912456 gene encoding uncharacterized protein K02A2.6-like, translating to MAGYIGQIDAFDSATDDWPMYCERIEQYFKANGIADDKRVSVLLNEVTLDGGCLVWGLRIIIPPKLQARVLEELHAGHLGVVKMKSLARSFVWWPGIDQQIEQLAMHCPGCQQVQNMPKPAPLHPWEWPAVLWQRIHVDFAGPFMGTTFLVVVDACSKWPEVFSMSSTTATQTITVLRELFARTGVPEQLVSDNGPQFVSEEFQIFLKNNGIRHVTSAPYHPATNGLVERFVQSLKNALRAMVGDKIMLTHKLQRFLFAYRNATHATTNRTPAMLFLGRPLRSRLDLLRPNVKRVVQDNQLRQVQRDGPVRELEIGESVLARDYRGDHKWMPAKVKERTGPLSYTVEIGPDTTWRRHIDQLRKADISWEGVPGNVPSTSTVAPSDGSDTTTPQDAAMSSQEVPQTPIPTCEERRYPTCTWKPPDRLTL from the exons ATGGCTGGATATATCGGACAAATTGATGCGTTTGACAGTGCTACGGATGATTGGCCGATGTACTGTGAGCGAATCGAACAATATTTCAAAGCCAACGGCATTGCCGACGACAAGCGGGTGTCGGTTCTGTTAA ATGAAGTGACGCTGGATGGAGGTTGCCTCGTGTGGGGATTAAGGATTATTATACCTCCGAAGTTGCAAGCTCGAGTCTTGGAAGAGCTTCATGCTGGTCACCTAGGAGTGGTGAAGATGAAATCACTCGCTAGAAGTTTTGTGTGGTGGCCAGGAATCGATCAGCAGATCGAGCAGCTCGCCATGCATTGCCCAGGATGCCAACAGgttcaaaatatgccaaaacctGCACCGTTGCACCCTTGGGAATGGCCTGCTGTGCTGTGGCAAAGGattcatgttgactttgcagGACCTTTCATGGGCACTACATTTCTGGTGGTTGTCGATGCATGTTCTAAGTGGCCAGAAGTGTTTAGCATGTCGTCCACAACCGCTACCCAAACTAtaacagtgctgagagaactttttgcgaggactggtgtcccagaacAACTGGTGAGTGACAATGGACCCCAGTTTGTATCTGAGGAGTTCCAGATCTTTCTAAAGAACAATGGGATCAGGCACGTGACCTCTGCCCCATACCATCCCGCTACAAACGGATTAGTGGAGCgatttgtacaaagtttgaagAATGCGCTGCGTGCCATGGTGGGTGACAAGATTATGTTAACCCATAAgttgcaaaggtttttgtttgcatATCGTAACGCAACACATGCTACCACGAATCGAACGCCAGCTATGTTGTTCTTGGGAAGACCTTTACGTTCAAGGCTGGACCTGTTGCGACCGAATGTGAAGAGGGTTGTGCAGGACAACCAGTTGAGACAGGTGCAAAGAGACGGACCGGTACGAGAGTTGGAAATTGGTGAGAGTGTGCTCGCTAGGGACTACCGCGGGGATCACAAGTGGATGCCTGcgaaggtaaaagaaagaacaggaccACTTTCTTACACAGTAGAGATTGGACCAGACACCACCTGGAGACGGCATATTGAtcagttgagaaaggcagataTTTCTTGGGAGGGTGTTCCAGGAAATGTGCCATCCACGTCTACTGTTGCCCCTTCCGATGGCAGCgacaccactacaccacaagaTGCCGCGATGTCTTCACAAGAAGTGCCACAAACGCCGATCCCAACTTGTGAGGAGAGACGTTACCCTACCTGTACATGGAAACCCCCAGACCGTCTTACTTTATAG